In Nostoc sp. CENA543, a single genomic region encodes these proteins:
- a CDS encoding carbohydrate kinase, whose amino-acid sequence MSSPRVLCLGEILFDCLADQLGLTLEEVQSWTPYPGGAPANVACALVKLGTPTGFVGCVGEDEPGNALVQLLQEVGVDTTGIQRHPSAPTRQVYVVRSLTGDRTFAGFGKYDTSEFADTRLQAKQLPESLFRDAEFLVLGTLELAYPESEKAINRALALAEQYDLKIVLDVNWRPVFWQDENIARQKINDTFKRVDFLKLSKEEAEWLFDTADPGAITYRLGSIEGVLVTDGEHGCAYCLGENEGKLPAFDVPVADTTGAGDSFLAGFIHQLSQKGIHSLGDADTVKSIITYASAVGALTTTKPGAIASQPTPAEVESFLKDKK is encoded by the coding sequence ATGAGTAGTCCCCGTGTTTTGTGCCTTGGTGAAATTTTATTTGATTGTTTAGCTGATCAGTTAGGGCTAACGCTGGAAGAAGTGCAATCATGGACTCCTTACCCTGGTGGCGCGCCAGCGAATGTGGCCTGTGCTTTGGTGAAGTTGGGAACTCCTACTGGATTTGTGGGTTGTGTGGGAGAAGACGAACCAGGTAATGCACTAGTACAGCTATTACAAGAAGTAGGCGTAGATACAACGGGTATACAGCGTCATCCTAGTGCGCCAACACGCCAAGTTTATGTGGTGAGAAGTTTAACTGGCGATCGCACTTTTGCTGGCTTTGGTAAATATGACACTTCAGAATTCGCTGACACACGCTTACAAGCCAAGCAATTACCAGAGTCACTGTTCCGAGATGCAGAGTTTCTGGTTTTAGGTACTTTGGAATTAGCCTATCCTGAAAGTGAAAAAGCCATCAATCGCGCTTTAGCTCTGGCTGAACAGTATGATTTAAAGATTGTGCTAGATGTGAATTGGCGGCCAGTCTTTTGGCAAGATGAAAATATCGCACGCCAAAAAATCAACGATACATTTAAACGCGTCGATTTCCTAAAACTCTCCAAGGAAGAGGCAGAATGGCTATTTGATACTGCTGACCCTGGTGCAATCACTTACCGTCTAGGCTCAATTGAAGGGGTATTAGTGACAGACGGTGAGCATGGTTGCGCCTATTGCTTGGGTGAAAATGAAGGTAAATTACCTGCTTTTGACGTTCCTGTGGCTGATACTACTGGCGCAGGTGATAGCTTTTTAGCCGGATTTATCCATCAACTCAGTCAAAAAGGTATCCATAGCCTTGGTGATGCTGATACCGTCAAAAGTATTATTACTTACGCCAGTGCAGTGGGTGCATTAACTACTACCAAACCAGGCGCGATCGCTTCTCAACCTACTCCGGCTGAAGTCGAATCTTTTCTTAAGGATAAGAAATAG
- a CDS encoding LuxR C-terminal-related transcriptional regulator gives MAGGESQTPVSLSDRELQIIDLVAAGLTNQEIAAKLEISKRTVDNHISNILDKTRTENRVALVRWALQWGKVCLNDVNCCPLPTPDE, from the coding sequence ATGGCTGGTGGCGAGTCTCAGACCCCTGTTAGTCTGTCAGACAGAGAACTGCAAATTATCGACTTAGTGGCCGCTGGCTTAACTAACCAAGAAATTGCAGCGAAACTGGAAATTAGCAAGCGCACAGTTGATAACCATATCAGCAACATTCTCGACAAAACCCGAACTGAAAACCGAGTGGCTCTCGTTCGCTGGGCTTTACAGTGGGGTAAAGTCTGCTTGAATGATGTCAATTGTTGTCCTCTACCAACCCCAGACGAATAA
- a CDS encoding DUF6391 domain-containing protein: MNTSASSVGSSSPFDFLSFDFATPQPRQDADLLQQLSFVPGLKEILMLRQVHALEHATVWVLSEVKNTHSPTGRPSKIQLDDELLGGLSTDQGFYLYGEVNISDLRRAVTLALHRLTHGEWDLAVHPRCGTNLSVAMLLTASLAVGVNLMLPFRPIEQLIGLGLAATTASELAPDLGAIAQKYLTTAIPFNLAVENITISRDMWGRQGHFVKVNWRE; encoded by the coding sequence ATGAATACTTCTGCTTCTTCTGTTGGTAGTTCGTCTCCCTTTGATTTTTTGAGTTTTGATTTTGCAACCCCTCAACCCAGACAAGATGCTGATTTACTTCAGCAGCTATCTTTTGTCCCTGGGTTGAAAGAGATTTTAATGCTGCGTCAAGTCCATGCGTTAGAACACGCTACGGTTTGGGTGTTAAGCGAAGTCAAAAATACTCATTCTCCTACCGGTAGACCAAGCAAGATTCAACTTGATGACGAGTTATTGGGTGGGTTATCTACAGACCAAGGGTTTTATCTCTATGGTGAAGTGAATATCAGTGATTTGCGTCGCGCAGTAACTCTGGCTCTTCACCGTCTGACTCACGGTGAATGGGATTTGGCTGTACATCCCCGTTGCGGGACAAATTTGTCGGTAGCGATGTTATTGACTGCTAGCCTAGCGGTGGGTGTAAATTTGATGTTACCATTCCGACCGATAGAGCAATTGATAGGGTTAGGCTTGGCAGCAACTACAGCCTCAGAACTGGCTCCTGATTTGGGTGCGATCGCTCAAAAATATCTTACCACTGCTATTCCCTTTAACTTAGCTGTAGAAAATATTACAATCTCCCGTGATATGTGGGGTCGTCAAGGTCATTTTGTCAAAGTAAACTGGCGAGAGTAG
- a CDS encoding glycosyltransferase, with protein MRKLYFLVPGTGGKFACGGLWAELKAFKLAQQVCIAEVVTYRQREPDKPFLDDLLQEPNLDNAIFVISWGFDIAQLAKKLQQHNVVYHAHSAGYKFSLPASIPIITVSRNTLGYWGQKAPNSLIYYLPNEISYEFKNLHLERDIDVLVQARKSSEYLLKQLIPALQQKCQVQVVDSYVEDLPELFNRAKVYLYDSAEYWAQQNVSEGFGLQPMEAMACGCQVFSSINGGLSDYLDPGFNCYKIAGYSQEYDVDRILKVINSAISPKLSEEFFAEYRPENIIKRWQVILEELNAFFDHKKNYPGNIPSLTRGRLLNLSIQRIKNKFRKKYFQGL; from the coding sequence ATGCGAAAACTTTACTTTTTAGTTCCTGGAACTGGGGGCAAATTTGCTTGTGGTGGGTTGTGGGCGGAGTTGAAAGCGTTTAAACTGGCTCAACAAGTCTGTATTGCTGAAGTGGTGACTTATCGCCAACGAGAACCAGATAAACCCTTTTTAGATGACTTACTACAAGAGCCAAATTTAGATAACGCCATTTTTGTGATTAGCTGGGGATTTGATATCGCTCAATTAGCAAAGAAACTCCAGCAACACAATGTTGTTTATCATGCCCATAGTGCAGGTTATAAATTTAGTTTACCTGCTAGTATCCCGATTATTACTGTCAGCCGGAATACCCTGGGATACTGGGGACAAAAAGCACCTAATTCTCTCATTTATTACTTACCAAATGAAATTAGTTATGAATTTAAAAACTTGCACTTAGAACGAGATATTGATGTTTTAGTGCAAGCTAGAAAATCTTCAGAATATTTACTCAAACAACTGATTCCGGCTTTACAACAAAAATGTCAAGTCCAGGTAGTTGATTCCTATGTAGAAGATTTGCCAGAATTATTTAATCGGGCTAAAGTTTATCTTTACGATTCGGCGGAATACTGGGCGCAACAGAATGTTAGTGAAGGTTTTGGTTTGCAACCAATGGAAGCAATGGCTTGTGGTTGTCAAGTTTTTTCTAGTATTAATGGTGGACTTTCAGATTATTTAGACCCTGGATTTAATTGCTATAAAATAGCTGGATATTCCCAAGAATATGATGTTGATAGAATTTTAAAAGTGATAAATTCTGCTATATCACCTAAATTATCCGAAGAATTTTTTGCTGAATATCGACCAGAAAATATTATTAAGCGTTGGCAAGTAATTCTTGAGGAATTAAACGCATTTTTTGACCACAAAAAAAATTATCCTGGTAATATTCCCAGTTTAACTAGAGGGCGTTTATTGAATCTATCTATCCAGAGAATTAAAAATAAATTTCGCAAAAAGTATTTTCAGGGTTTATAA
- a CDS encoding carotenoid oxygenase family protein — protein MSYKITGKVYEAETGLGMPNLLIQAFDKDLLKDDNLGETITDSQGKFEINYTEKDFKELFEGEPDVYIVIKTGDRINTLYNGEKNVRHGAKRHENFEIGIPKSALINQIKDDQQLLKVLFGVAWLDGVLEPGEKLYLQQVAHQKGLADDPEIQTLLAGKPVEPQEAYAYLQAYLGTNPSDEDYDELCQSLEILVALDSVVEGIETEFLASIPKREARQIALKQRLASAFLDPQFMAKVATPKLKTSQAVQKKGFLSEIPFNVINKLVDTIEPPEMRGLQTTLSRSFLQDNFAPVQEEITADNLPVIGQIPQELSGLFLRISPNPQFFPVGLYHWFDGDGMLHGVNIKNGQASYRNRYVQTETLKIEKKEGKAIWPGLLNIPRFDSPYGIMMKNSANTSVIWHAGKLLTLFEAGLPHQIRVPDLETVGTYTFKDKLTCSFTAHPKVDPVTGEMIFFGCSYITPPYLYYGVVTAEGEINRIEAIDLPNPIMMHDFAITEHYSVFLDLPFLFQIGKVMKGEIPLLFDRNKKSRIGIIPRHGNNKSIRWFEIPTCMVYHTANAYEEGDEIVLLGLRMPSTNLLIPSDSTELGQSSDCEIAKMCRWRINLKTGVVTEKLLDDQITEFPRINDNFMGRKMRYIYAGQAAIYAGRPLFDCVRKYDLEKDTAESYFFGRGRFGGECVFAPRPGATVEDDGWVITYIHDTITNKSELLILNAQNINSEPVARIMLPQRVPYGFHCGWVSEEQMASQKI, from the coding sequence ATGTCATATAAAATTACTGGCAAGGTGTACGAGGCTGAAACCGGTTTAGGAATGCCCAATCTACTTATTCAAGCTTTTGATAAGGACTTACTTAAGGATGATAATTTAGGGGAGACAATAACAGATAGCCAGGGCAAATTTGAAATAAATTACACTGAAAAAGACTTCAAAGAATTATTTGAAGGTGAACCAGATGTATATATTGTGATCAAAACAGGCGATCGCATCAATACTTTATATAACGGCGAAAAAAATGTTCGTCATGGAGCCAAGCGTCATGAAAACTTTGAAATAGGGATTCCTAAATCAGCTTTGATTAACCAAATTAAAGATGATCAACAATTGTTAAAAGTTCTCTTTGGTGTGGCTTGGTTAGATGGAGTTCTCGAACCAGGAGAAAAACTATATTTACAGCAAGTAGCACATCAAAAAGGACTAGCAGATGATCCAGAAATCCAAACTTTATTAGCAGGGAAACCAGTCGAGCCACAGGAAGCTTACGCCTACTTACAAGCATATTTAGGTACTAATCCTAGTGATGAAGATTATGATGAACTATGTCAATCACTAGAAATACTAGTTGCTCTTGATTCTGTAGTCGAAGGTATTGAAACAGAATTTTTAGCAAGCATACCCAAAAGAGAAGCTCGTCAAATCGCTCTCAAGCAACGCCTAGCAAGTGCTTTTCTCGACCCTCAATTCATGGCGAAAGTGGCTACACCAAAACTTAAAACCAGCCAAGCAGTACAGAAAAAAGGCTTTTTATCAGAAATACCTTTCAACGTTATCAATAAGTTAGTTGACACAATTGAACCTCCAGAAATGAGAGGATTACAAACTACTTTATCTAGGTCATTTTTACAAGATAACTTTGCTCCAGTCCAAGAGGAAATTACCGCCGATAATTTACCAGTAATTGGTCAAATTCCCCAAGAATTATCAGGTCTATTTTTACGTATTTCGCCTAATCCTCAATTTTTCCCTGTTGGGCTGTATCACTGGTTTGATGGTGATGGGATGTTACATGGGGTAAATATCAAAAATGGTCAAGCTAGTTATCGTAATCGCTACGTTCAGACTGAGACGCTGAAAATTGAAAAAAAAGAAGGGAAAGCAATCTGGCCAGGTTTACTGAATATCCCCAGGTTTGACTCTCCCTATGGAATTATGATGAAAAATTCTGCCAATACATCTGTAATTTGGCACGCTGGTAAACTCTTGACATTGTTTGAAGCAGGATTACCCCATCAGATTCGAGTTCCAGATTTAGAAACCGTTGGTACTTATACTTTTAAAGATAAACTCACCTGTTCTTTTACAGCGCATCCTAAAGTAGATCCCGTCACGGGAGAAATGATATTTTTCGGCTGTTCTTACATAACTCCACCTTACCTCTACTACGGTGTAGTCACAGCAGAAGGTGAAATTAATCGCATTGAGGCGATAGATTTACCAAATCCCATCATGATGCACGACTTTGCCATCACTGAACATTACTCAGTATTCCTAGATTTGCCCTTCCTCTTCCAAATCGGAAAAGTGATGAAAGGCGAAATTCCTCTACTTTTTGATAGGAACAAAAAAAGTCGTATTGGGATTATTCCACGTCATGGCAACAATAAATCTATACGCTGGTTTGAGATCCCAACTTGTATGGTTTATCATACTGCTAATGCCTACGAAGAAGGAGATGAGATAGTTCTGCTAGGCTTGCGGATGCCTTCTACTAATTTGTTAATCCCTAGTGACTCTACAGAACTGGGACAGAGTTCTGATTGTGAAATAGCAAAAATGTGTCGTTGGCGGATTAACCTCAAAACGGGAGTTGTCACCGAAAAATTGCTTGATGATCAAATTACAGAATTTCCCCGCATCAATGATAATTTCATGGGGCGTAAAATGCGTTATATTTACGCCGGACAAGCGGCAATTTATGCTGGTAGACCCCTGTTTGATTGTGTGAGAAAATATGATTTAGAAAAAGATACAGCTGAAAGCTATTTCTTTGGTAGAGGGCGTTTTGGCGGTGAATGTGTATTTGCGCCTCGTCCTGGAGCGACTGTTGAAGATGATGGTTGGGTGATTACTTATATTCACGATACGATTACCAACAAGTCAGAATTACTAATTCTCAATGCACAAAACATCAACTCGGAGCCTGTAGCAAGAATTATGCTACCTCAGCGTGTACCCTATGGTTTCCACTGTGGCTGGGTTTCTGAGGAACAAATGGCAAGTCAGAAAATTTGA
- the crtW gene encoding beta-carotene ketolase CrtW: MTNFDINTPITDTNNGIFIACLILGLWSTSLVILLSLDIAKTQILLIALAVVWQTFLYTGLFITAHDAMHGVVFPQNPKVNNWIGRICVLFYALFSYQELLRKHGLHHRYSSTEDDPDFYENQYQNFFAWYFNFVKSYWSWQQHLGLICAYIVPRYIFDIADANLIIFWVIPSIFSSIQLFYFGTFLPHRRLEEGYTSVHQTRSIPLPTFWSFIACYHFGYHKEHHEHPNVPWWRLPDVYKGN, from the coding sequence ATGACAAACTTTGATATAAATACCCCAATAACGGATACTAATAACGGAATTTTTATTGCTTGCCTTATTTTAGGATTGTGGTCAACAAGTCTAGTTATATTATTGTCTTTAGATATTGCTAAAACTCAAATTCTATTAATCGCTCTAGCTGTGGTTTGGCAGACATTTTTATATACAGGATTATTCATTACTGCCCATGATGCCATGCACGGTGTAGTTTTTCCTCAAAATCCCAAAGTCAACAATTGGATAGGTAGAATATGCGTGCTATTTTACGCCTTATTTTCTTATCAAGAGCTATTAAGAAAACATGGCTTACATCACCGCTATTCTAGCACTGAAGATGACCCTGATTTTTATGAAAATCAATATCAAAACTTTTTTGCTTGGTATTTTAACTTTGTAAAATCCTACTGGAGTTGGCAACAACATCTAGGATTGATATGTGCATATATTGTTCCTAGATACATTTTTGATATAGCTGATGCTAATTTAATTATATTTTGGGTAATACCATCTATTTTTAGTTCGATACAGTTATTTTATTTCGGCACATTCCTACCCCACAGAAGGCTTGAGGAAGGATATACCAGTGTACATCAGACAAGAAGTATCCCATTACCTACTTTTTGGTCATTTATAGCTTGTTACCATTTTGGCTATCACAAAGAACATCATGAACATCCGAATGTTCCTTGGTGGAGATTACCGGATGTCTACAAAGGAAATTAG